TGCCTACGTTTGTCTGTCCTTCGAATGTCGGACAGAACCCGATTACCGACTCTGCTTTGGGAGCCTTGGGTCTGCCTGTGGGCAACACATTTGGTATCACCACCTATGCGCTCTGTCGCGGATCAAATATCGGCTGGTGCAGTTCCAGTAATCATCCCAGTACTGTCAGGGGGATGTTTGACCTGAACCGCGGTGCCAAGATGCGGGATATCATCGACGGTTCCAGTAATACCATCGCGATGGGAGAAGCCGGGACCGGCCCCCAGTTCAGGTTATGCGAAGGACAGGGGTGTACTACAGCAGCCTCACCGGTGGTTGAAGCTTCTCAAGCCTGGATTGTCGCACAGCCACCCAATACTGACTTCAAACCTGTACTCGGGGCCCGGGCCAGTATTTTCGGAAGTACGGCAGATCGAATTAATAAGAATGTTACTACAGAGACGCTGATTGATCTGGCAGGTTATTCCACCTGTTCCTTGAGTGGCGCGGACGCGACCAGTAACTTCCGCAGTCAGCACATTGGTGGCTGTCATTTCCTGTATGCCGACGGTTCCGTGCATTTCATCAGTGAAAACGTTGACCTGGGAACGTACCAGGCGCTGTCTACGATCGGCGGAGGCGAAGTCGTCGAGACTCCGTAAGTAACAGGAACCGTTTGAGTAAAATGAATCGGTCACTGATACTCAGCGCTCTGTCAGGGAGATTATGATTCAGCAACAACCTCACGTCTCTGAAGCAGCAGCGCCTGCGGTTGCGCAGGCACTGCTGGATCTGACGACAGACGATTCCCCACGCTCGCTCCCGCTGGAGGAGCGGATGCGGTTGACACGTGAATGCCTCTCCTGCCTGTCAACGGTAGCGCAGGAGTGGGTAGAACTCTCCTGCCAAGCCAAACGGATTCCTGAAGGGAGCCTGGTTCGTGCAGAGGAGGTGCTGGCGGGACCGGTCTCAGTAGCCCGTTACCTGCAGGTTCTGCTTTTGAGCTTCGAGTCCATCGCACAAAAGGGAGCACCCCCACTGCCGGGAACACCGGTAGAGTCGACGACGGGGCTGACACGCGTCCCCGTGTTTCCTGCGTCTGGCATTTATGATTCCCTGGTCTTTTACGGACTGAAAGCGGAGGCCTGGTTAAATCGTTCTGACGGTAAGCGTGGGCTGTTCGACCTGTCTGTTTTGGAGAATCATGCTCTGCCTTTGACCCTGGTGCTGGGGGCGGGAAATGTTTCCGCGATTCCTGCGACGGATGTGTTAACGAAGATCCTGCAGGATGGAGAACGGGTTCTACTGAAAATGAATCCGGTCAATGAATATTTACAGTCGGTGTTTGAGCAGGCCTTTCAACCGTTGATCGCTGCGGGGCTCTTGCGGATTGTCTGTGGTGACAGCAGCACCGGCGCATCACTGGTCGAGCAGCCGGTGTTCGAGCGAATCCATATTACCGGCTCGACGCAGACGCACGATGCGATCGTCTGGGGCGCGACTGCTGACGAACGCAGTACGCGAAAGGAAGAGAATCAGCCGCGTCTGCAGGTGCCGATTACCAGTGAACTGGGAAATGTCTCTCCGTGGATTGTGGTTCCTGGCGAGTATTCTGAAAAGCAGCTGCGATTCCAGGCGGAAAATGTGGTTGCCTCGATTGTGAATAATGCTTCGTTCAACTGCCTGGCCACCAAGCTGATTGTCACTGCGGCTCATTGGAAACAGCGCGACCGTTTTCTGGCACTAGTTGAAGAACGGCTGTCACGGATACCGCCCCGCTATGCTTATTATCCGGGAGCAGCAGATCGCTGGGCACGCTTTGCCGGTGAGTTGCCTCCTGATGAAGATTATCTGCCGTGGAAACTCATGCGCGATGCGGATCCCCGTGAATCGCCTCACCTGTTTCAGGAAGAGTCGTTTGTCTGCGTCTGTGCGGAGACGGCACTCGGGGGAGATTCAGCGGTTGAGTTTCTGGAACGCGCCGTTTCGTTTGTGAACGAGGAGGTCTGGGGGACACTCTGTGCCACAATCACGGTCCCGGACCGGTTTCGCAAGCAGCAGGCAGATCAACTGGAGCAGGCGATTGCCCGGTTGAATTATGGTGCGGTTGCGATCAACCACTGGCCGGCATTGAATTATGCGTTCATGACAACCCCCTGGGGTGGGGCTCCTGGGGCCGATCTGCGGGATGTCGCCAGCGGGATCGGAAATGTGCACAATACCTACTTCCTGGCCGATGTGGATAAAACGGTTCTGTTCGGGCCGCTGACTTTGATCCCGCATCCGGTCTGGTTTGCTTCGCATCCCCAGCCGGAAGCGGTGGGCTGGCGATTGTTTGATTTGTATACCCGACCTTCGCTGGGTAGTTTGATGAAGGTCGGGCTCTCTGTGGTGAAGCCTTAGTTCTATTTTTCTCTTCGATGCAGGTTGATTTCCATGAATATGCTTTCTCGCCCGGGCACTCGAGTTCACTTCGTTTTGTTGTTGTGTCTGTGGACCGGTCTGGTCTGCCTGACCACTGTCTCTTCCACATATGCGGCCGCGCCGAGAGAACTGAAGCCGGCCATATACACGTTCAGTCCGGGGCCTGAGTTTCAGTTTGAATTCCAGGAACGACTGATCGAAGCGGTGCCGGGAGATATCCTGGAACTGAAAGCGGGGACTTACCATCTACATTCGGGGCTGAACCTGGTGACGGATAATGTCACGATCCGGGGGGCGGGCCAGGATAAGACGATTCTCTCTTTTAAAAACCAGCGGGACGGGAGTTTTGGTTTACTGGCCAGTGGCGATAACCTGGTGCTGGAAAATTTTGCTGTCGAAGATACGAGCCATAATGCGATCAAAGTCCTGGGGGCGGAGAACGTAACCTTTCGCGGGGTGCGTACCGAGTGGACCGACGGACCGAAAACAACCAATGGCGCGTATGGCCTCTACCCGGTTCAGTGCAGGAACGTGTTAATTGAGAACTGTATCGCGATTGGAGCCGCGGATGCGGGGATCTATGTGGGGCAGTCGACTGATGTGGTCGTACGCGGTTCCCGCGCGGAAGCGAATGTGGCGGGGATTGAAATCGAGAATACGATTAACGCCGACGTATATGACAATGTCGTCACGAACAATACGGGTGGTCTGCTGGTGTTCGATCTGCCGGGACTGCCTCAGAAGAACGGACGTCATGTGCGGGCGTTTCGGAATCATATTTTCAAGAATAATCTGGCCAACTTCGCCCCGAAAGGGAACATGGTGGCTTCCGTGCCCGCGGGGTCGGGGGTGCTGATCATGGCGACCGACGAGGTCGAAGTGTTTGAGAATCGGATCGAGGACAATCGCTCCTTCAGCGTGTCAGTCGTCAGTTTTCTGATCTATGGCAAGAAGCTGAAAGATCCGCATTACGATCCATTTCCGGAGCAGGTTTACATTCACGACAACACGATCAAAGGGGGAGGCACCGATCCGGACGGCGAACTGGGACTGCTGCTGAAATCGATCGTGGGGACGCCTCTGCCCGCGATTGTCTATGACGGCGTGACAGCTCCCTCTCAACAGAAGGGGGAGCAGGCAGCGAAAACAAGAAGCCTCACACTGGCTAACAACGGAGAGGTTGGATTTCTGAATATCGATTTCAGTAATCTGACGCCTGCGAATATTGCGACAGGCAAATACCGTCCGAGTGGGGATCTGGCACCGTTTGAAGGCACGCAAGAGTCACTGAAGCCGGTCAAACTCAAGCCACATGGGGCTCCCGAGCTTTCGCAGAACACTACCTTGAACGTGTATTACGATGCACCCCGCAAACTCTCTGAATTGAAACTGTTCAAGGGAAACGGAGCTGATCAGCAGCCGGCTGCCGGTGTGATTCCTTATGACTTAATCACGACTTTGTTTACTGATTATACTTCCAAGCACCGGTTCATTCGACTCCCGCCGGGGAAGCAGATCAGTTATCAGAAGTCGGGTGTGCTTGAGTTTCCGGTGGGCACGATGCTGATCAAAACGTTTGCCTATCCCAAAGATATGCGCGACCCGCAGGCGGGGGAACGACTGCTGGAAACGCGAGTCGAATTTCTGGAATCGACCGGCTGGTATGGTTACTCCTATATCTGGAATGATGCGCAGACTGACGCCGAGTTAAGTCTGGGAGGGGGTGAAGTCGAAGTCGACTGGATTCATGCAGACGGCCAGCCACGTTCGACGCAGCATCTGGTGCCGAATGCAAATCAGTGTCTGAGTTGTCACAGTCATCACGATAAGTACGTCCCCATCGGACCAACGGCCGCGAATCTGAACCGGATGTTTGATTATGCTCACGGAACTGAGAATCAGCTGGCCTATCTAAAACGGAATGATCTGATCAAGGATTGCCCAGAGCCTGCTGCGATTGAGCGACTGCCGGCTTTTGCTGATGCCCGCTCGGGTAATGTCAACGAGCGGGTGCGGGCATATCTCTCGGTGAATTGCGGACACTGTCACAGTCCCGGTGGGAACGCACGAACCACGGGGCTTGATCTGCGGTACCTGCAACAGGATCCTGCGAAGATTGGTGTCTGGAAAACACCTGTGGCGGCAGGACGGGGTTCCGGTGGACGGAGCTACGACATCGTTCCCGGTGCGCCGGAGAAATCGATTCTGATGCATCGTCTGCAGTCAAACGATCTGGCTGCACGAATGCCCAACATTGGAAACCGGATTGTGCATCAGGAAGCGGTTAAGCTGATTCGGCAGTGGATCAGTGAAATGGAAGCGACGAACGACGAAGCTGCGCAGTAGCGAAGTGGGTCACATGGCCCGCTTGTGTT
This is a stretch of genomic DNA from Gimesia sp.. It encodes these proteins:
- a CDS encoding parallel beta-helix domain-containing protein, producing MNMLSRPGTRVHFVLLLCLWTGLVCLTTVSSTYAAAPRELKPAIYTFSPGPEFQFEFQERLIEAVPGDILELKAGTYHLHSGLNLVTDNVTIRGAGQDKTILSFKNQRDGSFGLLASGDNLVLENFAVEDTSHNAIKVLGAENVTFRGVRTEWTDGPKTTNGAYGLYPVQCRNVLIENCIAIGAADAGIYVGQSTDVVVRGSRAEANVAGIEIENTINADVYDNVVTNNTGGLLVFDLPGLPQKNGRHVRAFRNHIFKNNLANFAPKGNMVASVPAGSGVLIMATDEVEVFENRIEDNRSFSVSVVSFLIYGKKLKDPHYDPFPEQVYIHDNTIKGGGTDPDGELGLLLKSIVGTPLPAIVYDGVTAPSQQKGEQAAKTRSLTLANNGEVGFLNIDFSNLTPANIATGKYRPSGDLAPFEGTQESLKPVKLKPHGAPELSQNTTLNVYYDAPRKLSELKLFKGNGADQQPAAGVIPYDLITTLFTDYTSKHRFIRLPPGKQISYQKSGVLEFPVGTMLIKTFAYPKDMRDPQAGERLLETRVEFLESTGWYGYSYIWNDAQTDAELSLGGGEVEVDWIHADGQPRSTQHLVPNANQCLSCHSHHDKYVPIGPTAANLNRMFDYAHGTENQLAYLKRNDLIKDCPEPAAIERLPAFADARSGNVNERVRAYLSVNCGHCHSPGGNARTTGLDLRYLQQDPAKIGVWKTPVAAGRGSGGRSYDIVPGAPEKSILMHRLQSNDLAARMPNIGNRIVHQEAVKLIRQWISEMEATNDEAAQ
- a CDS encoding DUF1559 domain-containing protein — translated: MVCRQRLKRGFTLIELLVVIAIIAILIALLLPAVQQAREAARRTQCKNNMKQFGLAMHNYHEAHSTFPLGTSVNFSTSSGGGNFISNGIVMMLPYFDQTNLSNLYNQTIAWENQSAAAARTVVPTFVCPSNVGQNPITDSALGALGLPVGNTFGITTYALCRGSNIGWCSSSNHPSTVRGMFDLNRGAKMRDIIDGSSNTIAMGEAGTGPQFRLCEGQGCTTAASPVVEASQAWIVAQPPNTDFKPVLGARASIFGSTADRINKNVTTETLIDLAGYSTCSLSGADATSNFRSQHIGGCHFLYADGSVHFISENVDLGTYQALSTIGGGEVVETP
- a CDS encoding aldehyde dehydrogenase family protein, with the translated sequence MIQQQPHVSEAAAPAVAQALLDLTTDDSPRSLPLEERMRLTRECLSCLSTVAQEWVELSCQAKRIPEGSLVRAEEVLAGPVSVARYLQVLLLSFESIAQKGAPPLPGTPVESTTGLTRVPVFPASGIYDSLVFYGLKAEAWLNRSDGKRGLFDLSVLENHALPLTLVLGAGNVSAIPATDVLTKILQDGERVLLKMNPVNEYLQSVFEQAFQPLIAAGLLRIVCGDSSTGASLVEQPVFERIHITGSTQTHDAIVWGATADERSTRKEENQPRLQVPITSELGNVSPWIVVPGEYSEKQLRFQAENVVASIVNNASFNCLATKLIVTAAHWKQRDRFLALVEERLSRIPPRYAYYPGAADRWARFAGELPPDEDYLPWKLMRDADPRESPHLFQEESFVCVCAETALGGDSAVEFLERAVSFVNEEVWGTLCATITVPDRFRKQQADQLEQAIARLNYGAVAINHWPALNYAFMTTPWGGAPGADLRDVASGIGNVHNTYFLADVDKTVLFGPLTLIPHPVWFASHPQPEAVGWRLFDLYTRPSLGSLMKVGLSVVKP